The Nitrospira tepida genome includes a window with the following:
- the msrB gene encoding peptide-methionine (R)-S-oxide reductase MsrB produces the protein MDIPATIVKVVKTDEQWRQSLTPEQYQVLRKEATERAFFNAYHDNKQAGLYLCAGCELPLWSSEHKYDSGTGWPSFWQPVASHVIGTKTDFHLLYPRTEVHCARCEGHQGHIFKDGPRPTGLRYCINSAAIKFVAS, from the coding sequence ATGGACATCCCCGCAACTATCGTGAAGGTCGTCAAGACCGATGAGCAGTGGCGACAATCACTGACGCCGGAGCAGTACCAGGTCCTGCGGAAGGAAGCCACTGAACGGGCCTTTTTCAACGCCTATCATGACAACAAGCAGGCCGGTCTCTATCTCTGCGCCGGATGCGAGCTTCCACTCTGGTCATCCGAGCACAAATATGACAGCGGCACAGGCTGGCCGAGCTTCTGGCAGCCGGTCGCCTCTCATGTGATCGGCACCAAGACCGATTTCCACCTGCTGTATCCCCGTACGGAAGTCCATTGCGCGCGATGCGAGGGCCATCAAGGCCACATCTTCAAGGACGGCCCGAGGCCGACGGGACTACGGTATTGCATCAACTCGGCCGCGATCAAGTTCGTCGCGTCCTAG
- a CDS encoding DUF4112 domain-containing protein, with translation MKQSARRPVEREPDLSQDQREDLRRFADLIARILDTSFQIPGTGIRFGLDPLLGLLPGAGDAVASLIGSTILILAAKLQVPRIVLVRMSSNMAINAIVGAVPLVGDAFSVWFRSNVRNAELLRRHAAAERRPSTLQDWLFVLSLGTATLLVIIGAIVLVLWGISALWRLASGG, from the coding sequence ATGAAACAATCAGCCCGCCGGCCTGTTGAACGGGAACCGGATCTGAGCCAGGATCAACGGGAGGATCTGCGCCGGTTCGCCGACCTGATCGCGCGAATCCTGGACACGTCGTTTCAGATTCCTGGCACCGGCATCAGGTTCGGACTTGATCCGCTGCTCGGCCTCCTGCCTGGGGCGGGCGATGCGGTGGCAAGCCTGATCGGGTCCACGATCCTCATTCTTGCCGCCAAGCTTCAAGTCCCGCGCATCGTCCTGGTTCGAATGTCTTCCAACATGGCGATCAATGCGATCGTCGGCGCGGTGCCGCTCGTGGGGGATGCATTCTCCGTCTGGTTCCGCAGCAACGTCCGGAACGCCGAGCTGCTGCGCCGGCATGCGGCGGCGGAGCGGCGACCTTCGACCCTTCAAGACTGGCTCTTCGTCCTGTCTCTGGGAACCGCCACCCTGCTTGTCATCATCGGGGCGATTGTGCTGGTGCTGTGGGGGATCTCCGCCCTCTGGAGGCTGGCCTCGGGCGGATAA
- the lon gene encoding endopeptidase La, giving the protein MSDETNLTTLPIVPVKRTVLFPGVMMPVTIGRPRSIAAVEAASKSEDKTLLIVAQRQPDLEQPTQTDLYAIGTKAIIKQIGRTPDGQLHTLVQGVDRQVLIKLERLDPFLEGRVRPLSLEGESGAEADALHRAIIDLTGELTKLVQTSGVTEALLSLGMDPDPISLAYRVASLLNLTLAEEQALLEASTREDLLRNVYAALAREVQILQLRNKIASDAQEKIGKTQREYILREQLKAIQRELGEDEDEEGDVAELRRRIREADLPESVKKDAERELARLAKLPPSAGDHQVIRNYLELVLELPWKKSSEDSLELARVRQVLDEDHYGIKEVKERIVEHLAVLKLNPTAKAPILCLVGPPGVGKTSLGQSVARALGRKFERVSLGGVHDEAELRGHRRTYVGAMPGSIIQALRRAGVNNPVVMLDEVDKVGRDFRGDPAAALLEILDPAQNHTFRDHYLDLPFDLSKIMFITTANTLDPISQPLLDRMEVIRLPGYSEQEKFEIAQRYLWPRRVQEAGLKRELVRLSPELLTLVIARYTREAGVRQLEQQLGKLARKIALKIAESPAEQAESAIEITKEEVQEWLGTERFQPEEIRKELPPGVATGLAWTPTGGDVLYVETSLLPGSHDLTLTGQLGEVMQESARAARSYLWSHAEGMGLDISRFKRNGLHIHVPSGAIPKDGPSAGVTMATALASAYTGVPVRRDTAMTGEISLSGLVLPVGGIKEKVLAAHRAGITRVILPKANEKDLKEVPEEVHKAVQFILAERIDDVLRAAIEETGEAAAKKTGQAAAAETVEVL; this is encoded by the coding sequence ATGAGCGACGAGACCAATCTCACGACCCTGCCGATCGTGCCGGTCAAACGAACCGTCCTGTTTCCCGGTGTCATGATGCCGGTGACGATCGGCCGGCCACGGTCGATCGCGGCGGTTGAAGCCGCTTCCAAGTCCGAGGACAAGACACTCCTCATCGTGGCCCAGCGTCAGCCGGACCTCGAACAGCCGACGCAGACCGATCTCTATGCGATCGGAACCAAAGCCATCATCAAGCAGATCGGCCGCACGCCCGACGGCCAATTGCACACGCTCGTGCAGGGAGTGGACCGTCAGGTGCTGATCAAGCTCGAGCGGCTGGATCCCTTCCTGGAAGGGCGAGTGCGGCCCCTGTCGCTGGAGGGCGAGAGCGGAGCGGAGGCCGACGCGCTGCATCGGGCCATCATCGATTTGACGGGCGAGTTGACCAAGCTGGTGCAGACCAGCGGCGTGACCGAAGCGTTGCTCTCCCTGGGCATGGACCCGGACCCGATTTCCCTGGCCTATCGCGTGGCCTCGTTGTTGAACTTGACGCTGGCCGAGGAGCAGGCCTTGCTCGAAGCCTCCACGCGCGAGGACCTTCTCCGCAACGTCTACGCGGCCTTGGCCCGCGAGGTCCAGATTCTCCAGCTTCGCAACAAGATCGCGAGCGACGCGCAGGAGAAAATCGGAAAGACCCAGCGCGAGTACATCCTCCGCGAACAACTGAAAGCGATTCAGCGGGAACTCGGCGAGGACGAGGACGAGGAAGGCGATGTGGCCGAACTGCGGCGTCGCATCCGCGAGGCCGACCTTCCCGAATCGGTCAAGAAGGACGCGGAGCGGGAGCTTGCCCGCCTGGCCAAGCTGCCCCCGTCGGCCGGGGACCATCAGGTCATCCGCAATTATCTCGAGCTGGTGCTCGAATTGCCTTGGAAGAAGTCCTCGGAGGACAGCCTGGAGCTGGCCCGAGTGCGCCAGGTGCTGGACGAGGACCACTACGGGATCAAGGAAGTCAAGGAGCGGATCGTCGAGCATCTGGCAGTCTTGAAGCTCAACCCGACCGCGAAGGCGCCGATCCTGTGTCTCGTCGGGCCTCCCGGCGTCGGCAAGACGAGTCTCGGCCAATCCGTCGCGCGCGCGCTCGGCCGCAAGTTTGAGCGGGTGAGTTTGGGCGGAGTGCATGACGAGGCGGAACTGCGGGGCCACCGGCGGACCTACGTGGGCGCCATGCCCGGCAGCATCATCCAGGCGTTGCGGCGCGCGGGGGTGAATAACCCGGTCGTGATGCTGGACGAAGTGGACAAGGTGGGCCGTGATTTCCGGGGCGATCCGGCCGCGGCCCTGTTGGAAATTCTCGATCCGGCGCAGAACCACACGTTTCGGGATCACTATCTGGATCTGCCGTTCGATCTCTCCAAGATCATGTTCATCACGACGGCGAACACGTTGGATCCCATTTCGCAGCCGCTCCTGGACCGGATGGAGGTCATCCGGCTTCCGGGCTACAGCGAGCAGGAGAAGTTCGAGATCGCGCAGCGCTACCTCTGGCCCCGGCGGGTTCAAGAGGCCGGCCTCAAGCGGGAGTTGGTCCGGCTCTCGCCGGAACTCCTGACGTTGGTCATCGCCCGCTACACCAGAGAGGCGGGGGTGCGTCAGCTCGAACAACAGCTCGGCAAGCTCGCCCGCAAGATCGCGCTGAAGATCGCCGAATCGCCGGCTGAGCAAGCGGAGTCGGCGATCGAGATCACGAAGGAGGAGGTGCAGGAATGGCTGGGGACCGAACGGTTCCAGCCGGAGGAGATCCGGAAGGAACTGCCTCCCGGCGTGGCGACCGGCTTGGCCTGGACGCCGACCGGGGGCGATGTCCTCTACGTGGAGACCAGTCTCCTGCCTGGCAGCCACGACCTGACCTTGACGGGACAACTCGGAGAGGTGATGCAGGAATCGGCGCGGGCGGCGCGGAGCTACCTCTGGTCCCACGCCGAAGGCATGGGGCTCGACATCTCCCGCTTCAAGCGGAACGGGCTGCACATCCACGTTCCGTCGGGCGCCATCCCCAAGGACGGCCCATCCGCCGGGGTCACGATGGCGACGGCCTTGGCTTCGGCCTACACGGGGGTGCCGGTGCGGCGGGATACGGCCATGACCGGAGAGATCAGCCTGAGCGGCCTGGTTCTGCCGGTGGGAGGGATCAAGGAAAAGGTGCTGGCGGCTCACAGGGCCGGCATCACCCGCGTCATCCTTCCCAAGGCCAACGAGAAGGATCTCAAGGAGGTGCCGGAAGAGGTGCACAAGGCCGTGCAGTTCATCCTTGCCGAGCGGATCGACGACGTGCTGCGCGCGGCTATCGAAGAAACCGGCGAGGCGGCAGCAAAAAAGACCGGTCAGGCCGCTGCTGCCGAGACGGTCGAAGTCCTGTAG
- a CDS encoding NUDIX hydrolase, translating to MKFCPQCAAPLGRKIPPGDHLQRLVCDLCETILYENPKIVAGCIVEWEDSVLLCRRAIDPRMGFWTFPAGFMELGEGTEEAACRETLEEAQAIVQACQLYAVVSMPHIGQVYMVFRGQLAAPDYRPGPESLEVDLFVHDRIPWDSLAFPVIRDVLARYVSDARTGVFPLYVASLGPSK from the coding sequence ATGAAGTTTTGCCCCCAGTGCGCGGCGCCCCTCGGCAGGAAAATCCCGCCCGGCGATCACTTGCAGAGACTGGTGTGCGATCTGTGCGAGACGATCCTGTACGAAAATCCCAAAATCGTCGCGGGCTGCATCGTGGAATGGGAGGACAGCGTCCTGTTGTGTCGACGAGCGATCGATCCGCGAATGGGATTCTGGACCTTTCCGGCCGGCTTCATGGAACTTGGCGAGGGGACGGAGGAAGCGGCTTGCCGGGAAACGCTGGAGGAGGCGCAGGCGATCGTGCAGGCGTGCCAATTGTATGCGGTCGTGAGCATGCCCCACATCGGGCAGGTCTATATGGTGTTTCGAGGGCAATTGGCTGCGCCGGACTATCGTCCCGGCCCCGAGAGCTTGGAAGTGGACCTGTTCGTGCATGATCGAATTCCCTGGGATTCTCTGGCCTTTCCCGTAATTCGCGATGTGCTGGCCCGTTACGTGTCGGACGCGCGGACCGGCGTCTTTCCGCTCTATGTGGCCAGCCTCGGACCATCTAAGTAG
- a CDS encoding A/G-specific adenine glycosylase, producing MQYRLLLKVRVADVYFLPGDFYNPAPLFLLTLMAKTRPSRQRKASSPRNSPRGRGKQTVPVGAAEKRRFAQALLKWYGEYGRDLPWRRTSDPYKILVSEVMLQQTQVDRVIPKYYEFLDRFPTFDALAKAPPEEVRATWYPLGYNVRPYRLHSIARETVARYGGQLPSEADELLSFKGIGRYTAGAIRAFAFNQDAPILDTNVMRVLQRVFLGQGDPKSNRSLLWSLSEALIPKGKGYDFNQAVMDFGALVCTARDPYCLLCPMKNFCKSYPCDGRSI from the coding sequence TTGCAATATCGGCTCCTGCTCAAAGTCAGAGTGGCCGATGTTTACTTTCTGCCGGGAGATTTCTACAATCCGGCCCCACTCTTTCTTCTTACTCTTATGGCCAAGACACGCCCATCCCGCCAGCGCAAGGCATCGTCCCCGCGGAATTCCCCGCGCGGTCGCGGCAAACAAACGGTTCCGGTCGGCGCGGCGGAAAAACGGCGCTTTGCGCAGGCCCTGTTGAAGTGGTATGGGGAATACGGCCGCGATCTGCCCTGGCGGCGAACCTCCGATCCGTACAAGATTTTGGTCTCGGAAGTCATGCTCCAGCAGACGCAGGTCGATCGGGTGATTCCCAAGTACTATGAATTCCTCGATCGCTTTCCGACCTTCGACGCGCTGGCCAAGGCGCCGCCGGAGGAGGTGCGCGCGACCTGGTACCCCCTCGGGTACAACGTGCGGCCCTATCGGTTGCACAGCATCGCCAGAGAAACGGTGGCGCGCTACGGAGGTCAATTGCCCAGCGAGGCCGACGAGCTGCTGTCCTTCAAGGGGATCGGCCGGTATACGGCCGGCGCCATCCGTGCCTTTGCCTTCAATCAGGATGCCCCGATCCTCGACACGAACGTGATGCGGGTGTTGCAGCGGGTGTTTCTCGGGCAGGGGGACCCCAAGTCGAACAGATCCCTGCTCTGGTCGCTGTCCGAGGCGCTGATTCCCAAAGGGAAGGGCTACGATTTCAACCAGGCCGTGATGGATTTCGGGGCGTTGGTCTGCACGGCGCGTGACCCCTATTGTCTGCTGTGCCCCATGAAGAACTTCTGCAAGAGCTATCCCTGCGACGGCCGTTCCATATGA
- the mutT gene encoding 8-oxo-dGTP diphosphatase MutT, with amino-acid sequence MSDSLPVTRVAAGVISQGGRYLIARRKADAHLGGLWEFPGGKCDPGEAPADCVKRELWEELAVRIGTPIPLCVVNHEYPERRVELHFFRCRIEEGEARPLGCSELRWVTPGELSDFAFPPADHVLIEQLRSEPLPFP; translated from the coding sequence ATGAGCGACTCGCTGCCCGTGACCAGGGTTGCGGCGGGAGTGATCAGCCAAGGGGGGCGGTATCTCATCGCGAGAAGAAAGGCGGACGCCCACTTGGGAGGCCTGTGGGAATTCCCGGGCGGCAAGTGTGACCCGGGCGAGGCTCCGGCCGATTGTGTAAAGCGGGAACTGTGGGAAGAGTTGGCGGTCCGGATCGGCACGCCCATCCCCCTCTGTGTGGTCAATCACGAGTATCCGGAGCGGCGCGTGGAGCTGCATTTTTTTCGATGCCGGATCGAGGAGGGCGAAGCGAGGCCCCTGGGCTGCTCGGAGCTTCGCTGGGTCACGCCGGGAGAATTGTCGGACTTTGCGTTTCCTCCGGCCGATCACGTCCTGATTGAGCAACTTCGATCGGAGCCCTTGCCGTTCCCGTGA
- a CDS encoding 3'-5' exonuclease, which translates to MKVVLDIETIPAPREEWARLAGRVLHDSGSPAEDLFALADAEAQRKTEDELYERSCFDATFSRIVCIGLVLFSDDMEPRGAVAWYGNDERMLLQQFWQRIGRERPSLYITHNGLGFDLPFIKKRSIIHQVKPPVEINLARFRTEPVYDTMAVWSNWETRGWIKLDVLARALQVDTKSGSGQQVLAMWERGEEKEVALYCLQDVYVTYACYSRMTFRTPLSRDVVLLHSEFCPTS; encoded by the coding sequence ATGAAGGTGGTGCTCGACATTGAAACGATTCCCGCGCCTCGGGAGGAATGGGCCAGATTGGCCGGGCGCGTATTGCACGATTCCGGCTCGCCGGCGGAGGATCTGTTCGCGCTGGCGGATGCCGAGGCCCAGCGCAAGACGGAGGATGAGCTGTACGAGCGGTCCTGTTTCGATGCGACATTCAGCCGCATTGTCTGTATCGGCCTGGTGCTGTTCAGCGACGACATGGAGCCCAGGGGAGCGGTCGCCTGGTACGGCAATGACGAACGGATGCTGCTCCAGCAGTTCTGGCAGCGGATCGGGCGGGAACGGCCCTCGCTCTATATCACTCACAACGGGCTCGGGTTCGACCTGCCCTTCATTAAAAAGCGTTCGATCATCCATCAGGTGAAGCCTCCCGTCGAGATCAACCTCGCCCGGTTTCGGACCGAGCCCGTCTATGACACGATGGCGGTCTGGAGCAATTGGGAAACGAGGGGCTGGATCAAGTTGGATGTCCTGGCTCGCGCGCTGCAGGTGGATACCAAATCGGGCAGCGGGCAGCAGGTGCTGGCGATGTGGGAACGGGGAGAGGAAAAGGAGGTGGCGCTCTATTGCCTCCAGGATGTGTACGTGACCTACGCCTGTTATTCGAGGATGACCTTCCGAACGCCGCTGTCTCGCGACGTGGTCCTGCTGCACAGCGAGTTCTGTCCTACCTCGTAG
- the miaB gene encoding tRNA (N6-isopentenyl adenosine(37)-C2)-methylthiotransferase MiaB, with amino-acid sequence MSHPRVHIETFGCQMNEYDSELVRSLLKQEGFLFTDEQEAADVILMNTCAIREHAHTRVYGHLAELKTIKRQRPLVVGVLGCMAQNLKKELTDSQPLVDLIVGPDSYRQLPGMLKKAWQGLAEGDAGRQMAVDLSEYETYEGILPDRTPGVNAWIAVMRGCDNFCTFCVVPYTRGRERSREPESILHETRILAEQGHKQVTLLGQNVNSYRYDGWDFARLITSVADVPGIERVRFTSPHPKDFPVPLLEAIAYHPRICKHVHLPLQAGSDRILALMDRTYTRREYLDLVERIRTANQGIALTTDLICGFCSESEDEFHDTLSAVGAVRFHSAFIFKYSERKNTIAARKYPDDVPEPVKGERVSRLVEVQRRISLALNQSRIGQTVSVLVEGDAKKSSSQWMGKTDDNLTVVWDKGQATGTAPGQLRSIFIEGATAATLFGREVSTRAST; translated from the coding sequence ATGAGCCATCCGCGCGTCCATATCGAAACGTTCGGCTGCCAGATGAACGAGTACGATTCGGAACTCGTCCGGTCGTTGCTCAAGCAGGAGGGGTTCCTCTTCACGGACGAGCAGGAAGCCGCCGACGTTATCCTGATGAACACCTGCGCGATCAGGGAACATGCCCACACCAGAGTCTACGGGCACCTCGCCGAACTGAAGACCATCAAGCGGCAACGGCCTCTGGTGGTCGGCGTCCTCGGGTGCATGGCGCAAAACCTGAAAAAGGAACTCACGGACTCCCAGCCTCTTGTGGACCTCATTGTCGGGCCTGACAGCTACCGCCAGCTTCCGGGGATGCTGAAGAAGGCCTGGCAGGGGTTGGCGGAGGGTGATGCGGGCCGCCAGATGGCGGTGGACCTGTCGGAGTATGAGACCTACGAAGGCATCCTGCCGGACCGGACGCCGGGGGTCAACGCCTGGATCGCCGTCATGCGCGGGTGCGACAATTTTTGCACCTTTTGCGTCGTGCCCTACACGCGGGGTCGCGAACGGTCGCGGGAGCCGGAGAGCATCTTGCACGAGACCCGTATCCTTGCGGAGCAAGGGCATAAGCAGGTCACCCTGCTCGGCCAGAACGTGAATTCCTATCGATACGACGGGTGGGATTTCGCAAGGCTGATCACTTCAGTCGCCGATGTCCCCGGGATCGAGCGGGTCCGGTTCACCTCACCCCACCCGAAAGACTTTCCCGTCCCGCTGCTGGAAGCCATCGCCTACCATCCCCGCATCTGCAAACACGTCCATCTGCCGCTTCAGGCGGGCAGTGACCGCATCCTCGCCTTGATGGATCGGACCTACACGAGACGGGAATATCTGGATCTGGTCGAGCGCATCAGGACGGCCAACCAGGGCATCGCCCTGACGACCGACCTCATTTGCGGGTTTTGCAGCGAATCGGAGGACGAGTTCCACGACACCCTGTCGGCGGTTGGAGCGGTGCGTTTTCATTCGGCGTTTATTTTCAAGTATTCGGAGCGCAAGAACACGATCGCGGCAAGGAAGTATCCGGACGATGTGCCGGAACCGGTCAAAGGAGAGCGCGTCAGCCGGCTCGTCGAGGTCCAGAGGCGAATCTCGTTGGCCCTCAACCAATCCAGAATCGGGCAAACCGTTTCCGTCCTGGTCGAAGGTGACGCAAAGAAATCGTCCTCCCAGTGGATGGGCAAGACGGATGATAACCTGACAGTGGTCTGGGACAAGGGCCAGGCAACCGGGACGGCGCCGGGCCAGCTCCGGTCGATCTTCATCGAAGGGGCAACCGCCGCCACCCTCTTCGGCCGCGAGGTTTCCACACGCGCGTCTACCTGA
- the mtaB gene encoding tRNA (N(6)-L-threonylcarbamoyladenosine(37)-C(2))-methylthiotransferase MtaB, which yields MKRATLHTLGCRLNQTETAHLASRLISKGYRLVEFGEPTDLLILNTCSVTQDAERDSRRAVRSTLRHSPRAFVAVTGCYAQTGMEALRGMDGIDMVVGSQFKMALPDLLPSPDALSKLPSSRILHTRRIAREEFVLDGTADFDCTRATLKVQDGCDVMCTFCIIPFARGRSRSRSLTDVLREAGELAAKGHKELVLSGVNIGEYESGGAKLVDLIKLLELLPGIERIRISSIEPTTVTDELLDHMAKSNRLCRHLHVPLQSGSDVMLKAMNRPYGVEYYTRLIERAARLIPDVCIGTDLLVGFPGEQPEQHEATVSLVSALPIAYCHVFPYSARPGTPAAKMAGQVPAATVAERTANLTGLSRAKRLTYYRRFIGRSLPVLFERPGKDSERTGLTDNYLRVRISSDEDLANTIRPVEITAALDGLALGHLLSSTPSGTMPLPLFA from the coding sequence ATGAAACGCGCGACCCTCCATACGCTGGGTTGCCGGTTGAATCAGACTGAAACGGCGCACCTGGCCAGCCGCCTGATCAGCAAAGGCTACAGGCTGGTCGAATTCGGCGAACCGACTGATCTGCTGATCCTCAATACCTGCTCCGTCACGCAGGACGCAGAACGGGACTCTCGGCGGGCGGTCCGGAGCACCCTGCGCCATTCGCCCCGGGCCTTCGTCGCCGTGACCGGCTGCTATGCCCAGACCGGCATGGAGGCGTTGCGAGGGATGGACGGGATCGACATGGTCGTCGGGTCCCAGTTCAAGATGGCCTTGCCCGATCTTCTCCCCTCGCCGGACGCACTTTCGAAGCTGCCGTCATCTCGTATCCTCCATACAAGGCGGATTGCACGGGAGGAATTCGTCCTTGATGGGACCGCCGACTTCGACTGCACGAGGGCGACCCTCAAGGTTCAGGATGGCTGCGATGTCATGTGTACCTTCTGCATCATTCCGTTCGCGAGGGGCCGGTCCCGCAGCAGATCGCTCACCGACGTCCTGCGTGAAGCGGGCGAGTTGGCGGCCAAGGGCCATAAGGAATTGGTGCTCTCCGGCGTGAACATCGGGGAATACGAATCCGGCGGAGCAAAGCTGGTCGATCTCATCAAACTGTTGGAACTCCTCCCCGGCATCGAGCGGATCAGAATCTCCTCGATCGAGCCGACGACCGTGACCGACGAACTGCTCGACCACATGGCCAAATCGAACCGCCTCTGCCGGCACCTTCATGTCCCGCTGCAAAGCGGCAGCGATGTCATGCTCAAGGCCATGAACCGGCCCTACGGCGTCGAATATTACACCCGGCTCATCGAGCGGGCGGCCCGGCTCATTCCTGATGTCTGCATCGGCACGGATCTTCTGGTGGGTTTTCCGGGCGAACAGCCCGAACAGCATGAAGCCACCGTCTCGTTGGTTTCGGCCCTTCCGATCGCCTATTGTCACGTGTTCCCCTACTCGGCCCGACCGGGTACGCCGGCCGCCAAGATGGCCGGACAGGTCCCGGCCGCCACCGTCGCCGAGCGGACGGCCAACTTGACCGGCCTCTCCCGAGCCAAGCGACTGACCTACTATCGGCGATTCATCGGGCGCAGCCTGCCGGTGCTCTTCGAGCGGCCCGGCAAGGATTCGGAACGTACGGGCCTGACGGACAATTACCTCCGCGTGAGGATCTCGAGCGACGAAGATCTCGCCAATACCATCCGACCTGTCGAGATCACCGCCGCTCTGGATGGACTCGCATTGGGACACCTGCTATCTTCAACCCCGAGCGGCACGATGCCGCTGCCGCTGTTTGCATGA
- a CDS encoding AmpG family muropeptide MFS transporter, with protein MRISQLANRRIGLMLPLGFASGLPLALTSGTLQAWLTVAGVDLRTIGVFTLVGLPYTLKFLWAPLMDRYVPPWLGRRRGWMVLTQASLIVGVLAMALIDPSQWPWLLGIVALSVAFMSASQDIVFDAYRTETLRPQERGLGAAVWVNGYRFALLVAGSLALVLADQVGWPATYTCMAFVMLVGLWAVGTAEEPTSSQQVPSSLREAVLGPLEEFFSRTEAGTLLGLVALYKLGDAFAGTLLTAFLIKGVGFTATDVGVMKGLGLGLTLAGALIGGLAMTRLGLVRALLAFGLLQAVSNLAFVLLAWGGKSYPLLVFAIACENLSGGMGTSAFVALVMALCHHKYTATQFALLSSIEALGRVLLGRPSAQLVEAIGWAPYFVVTFIAALPGLLLLWHLRENLARYEGTANGASPID; from the coding sequence ATGCGAATCAGCCAACTCGCGAATCGTCGCATCGGGCTTATGCTGCCCTTGGGGTTTGCGTCGGGGCTTCCGCTCGCCTTGACCTCCGGGACGCTTCAAGCTTGGCTGACCGTCGCGGGAGTCGACCTGCGCACGATCGGCGTGTTTACGCTGGTCGGCCTGCCCTACACGCTGAAGTTTCTTTGGGCTCCGTTGATGGACCGTTATGTGCCGCCCTGGCTGGGCCGCCGGAGGGGCTGGATGGTTCTCACGCAGGCCTCCTTGATCGTCGGCGTTCTGGCCATGGCGCTGATTGATCCCTCCCAATGGCCCTGGTTGCTGGGCATCGTGGCCCTGTCGGTCGCATTCATGTCGGCATCCCAGGACATTGTCTTCGATGCCTATCGGACCGAGACGCTCAGGCCGCAAGAACGGGGGCTGGGCGCCGCGGTCTGGGTGAACGGCTACCGCTTCGCGTTGTTGGTCGCCGGCTCCTTGGCCTTGGTGCTGGCCGATCAGGTCGGTTGGCCTGCGACCTATACCTGTATGGCGTTTGTCATGCTGGTCGGGCTCTGGGCCGTAGGGACTGCAGAGGAACCGACCTCCTCGCAGCAGGTGCCCTCGTCGTTGCGGGAAGCCGTGCTCGGGCCGTTGGAGGAATTCTTCTCACGGACAGAGGCCGGGACTCTGCTGGGCTTGGTCGCGCTGTACAAACTCGGCGATGCCTTCGCCGGGACCCTGCTCACGGCGTTTCTCATCAAGGGAGTCGGGTTCACCGCGACCGACGTCGGCGTCATGAAGGGGCTGGGCCTGGGGCTCACCTTGGCCGGCGCCTTGATCGGCGGGCTTGCCATGACCCGCTTGGGACTCGTGCGGGCCCTGCTGGCCTTCGGTCTGCTACAGGCTGTCTCGAACCTGGCGTTTGTCCTGCTGGCCTGGGGAGGGAAGAGCTACCCGCTGCTGGTCTTCGCGATTGCTTGCGAAAATCTCTCCGGCGGCATGGGAACCTCGGCCTTTGTGGCTCTGGTGATGGCGCTCTGTCACCACAAGTACACGGCGACCCAGTTCGCCCTGCTGTCTTCAATTGAAGCATTGGGGCGGGTCTTGTTGGGGCGTCCTTCGGCGCAACTGGTCGAGGCAATCGGCTGGGCTCCCTATTTTGTCGTTACCTTCATCGCTGCCTTGCCGGGGCTTCTATTGCTCTGGCACCTGCGGGAGAATCTTGCTCGTTATGAGGGAACGGCGAATGGCGCCTCCCCAATCGACTGA